The nucleotide sequence GATCAAGAAGATCACGAGCGCGGAGAAGAGCAGCCCCGCCAGCACGAAGAGCCCGACCTTGACGTCGCGCGACCTGTTCATCTGCACACCCATGATGGTCGAAGACGAGCGGCTCGTCACGCGCGCAGAAGCGTCTCGACGTCCTCGTTGACCGGGGCGATCCCCTCGATGAAGTTCTTCACACGCGGGTCGGTCGACCGCTGAAACTCCTCGACCCGCCCGGACAGGATGATCTCGCCCGCCTGTACCATGGCCATGCGGTCGGAAATCGAGAACGCGCTCTTCATGTCGTGCGTGACCACGATGCTGGTCACGTCGAGCGCCTTCTTGAGCCCGCGAATCAGGTGGTTGATGCGCTCGGTGTTGATCGGGTCGAGCCCGGTCGTCGGCTCGTCGTAGAGCAGCACCTCGGGCTGCACCGCGATCGCCCGCGCGAGCCCCACGCGCTTCTTCATGCCACCCGAGAGATCCGAGGGCCGCATCGCCTCGATGCCCGGCAGCCCCACGAGCGAGAGCGCCCAGTCGACGCGCTCGGCGATCTGCACCTCGGTCATCTCGTCCCGGTAGTGCTCGTGCAGGCCATACGCGACGTTTTCGCCCACCGAGATCGAGTCGAACAACGCCGCGCCCTGGAAGAGCATCGCGATCCGCCGGCGGATGAGGCGCGCCTTCGCCTCCTTCATCTTCGTGATGTCCTCGCCGTGGAACGTGATCGCCCCGGCGTCGGCCTCGAGCAGGCGGATCAAGAGCTTCAGCATCACGCTCTTGCCCACGCCCGAGCCGCCGATCACCGTGAGCGTCTCCCCCGCGAACACCTCGAGGTTCAAGCCGCGATAGATGACCTTCGGGCCAAAGGCCTTGCGCACGTCGCGGAAGCGGATGATCGGCTCCTTCACGCGAATCTCTCCTAGCTCGTCCGCTCCACGCGATCGATGCGGATCTCGACCGCGCTGCCGCCCCGGAACGTGTCGCGCCGCAGCCGACCGACGATGTCCACGCGCCCACCCGAGAGGCCGTTCGCCAAGGATCCGAGCTCGTAGCCGAACGCGCCGATCACGTGCCGCTTGAGCGCGATCTCCAGCTTGAGGTGCCCCTTGATCACACGCGACACGCGCACCGGCACGTTCCGCACGAGCACACGCGGCGCGCGGTTGCCCTGCCCGCAAGGCTCGAGCCGCTCGAGATCCCGCGCCACCACCGCCGGCTCGTCCCGATCGTCGAGGCGCACGTCCGCTTCGCCCTCCGTCGGGCCGAGCTTGCCCGCCCCGAGCGCGATCGCCGCGTCGCACCAGAGCGCGCGCAGCGCATCGACACGATCGGCCCGCACCTCGACGCCCGCCGCCGCCTGATGCCCGCCGAACCCGACGAGCCCCGCGCGCGAGAGCACGAGCGCGTCGTGCAGCGGAAAGCCCATCGGCCCACGCACCGATCCGCGCCCCGCTCCGCCCTCGAGCGCCACCACGATCGTGGGCTTGCCGAACTTCGAGGCCACGCGGCCCGCCACGATCCCCACGATCCCCGGGTGCCACCCCTCGCGCGCGAGCACGATGCCCGGCTCCTTCGCCCAGCCGTTCGCCTCGATCTCGCGTAACGCCTGCCCGATCATCTCCTCCTGGATCGCACGCCGCTGCGCCGTCAGTTGCTCGATCGTCGCGGCGATCCCGGCCGCGCGCGTGCTGTCCCGCTCGAGCAGGAGCGCGAGCGACAGATCCGGATCCTCGAGCCTGCCCGGCGCGTTGAGCCGCGGCGCGATGCGGTACGCGACGTCGTCCGCGCTCACGCCGTGCCCGAGATCCAGCCGCGCGAGCTCGGCCAGCGCTCGCAGGCCCGGCCGCGCGCCCTGGCCGAGCACCATGAGCCCGGCCCGCACGAGGGCGCGGTTGTCGCCGACGAGCGGTGCCACGTCGGCCACGGTCCCGATCGCCACGAGATCGAGCCACTGCCGCATGTCGAGGTTCGAGCCGAGCGCGCGCCGCACCGCCGCGCCGAGCGAGAGCGCGAGCCCACACGACGCGAGCCCCTTGAACGGAAAGCCGCACTCGGGCCGGTGCGGGTTCAAGAACGCGAGCGCGGGCAAGGGCTCGGCGGGCACGAGGTGGTGATCGATCACCAGGGTCTCGATGCCGTACGTGCGCGCCGTCGCGAGCCGCTCGTGATCACTCGACCCGCAGTCGCACGTCACGAGCAGCGTCGCGCCCGTCTTTCGTACGCGCTCGAGCGCCTTCGCGTTGAAGCCGTAGCTCCCGTCCTTGCGTGTCGCGAGCAGCGGCACCACGTCTCCGCCGAGCGTGCGCAGCACCTCCGTGACGATCGCGCACGACGTGATGCCATCGCAGTCGTAGTCGCCGAAGACCGCGACCTTTTCGCGCGCGCGGATGGCCCGCGCGAGGCGATCCGCGCTGAGATCACGATCCACCATCGCGTCGGGCGGCGTGAGGTGCGAGAGCTTCGGCTCGAGGAAGAGGCGCGTCTCGGCGTCGGCGCCGCGCCCTGCGCGGAAGAGCGCGTCGGCGACCGTGATCGACAGCCCCAGCGCCCGCGAGAGCTCCATCGCCTCGACGGACGCCTCCCCGGGATCTCGGATCACCTCCGCGCGGGTAGGAGCGGAGTTCGCCGCGACGGACGGAACGACGAGCCCACGAGCCTCGGGATCCGGCGCCTGTGTCCACGCGGCGTCGCTCAGCATCGGTGGGGTCCACGCGTAGCGCAGCCCCCGTCCGGAGTCCATGCCGGTCGGAAAACCGCCGCGATCCGACGTTGGTTCCTGGAAAAACGAAACGCCCCGCGGTGGGACACACCACGGGGCGTTTTTCGTTGCGAGACGGAGAAGGGGTCAGACCACCGCGTCGGCGCGCTTGACGGCCTTCGTGCGGGTGACCTTCTTCTGGTTCGTCGTCTGACCGCCGAAGAACGTGCGGTCGATCCACTCGGTGAACGGCGCCGCGATGTAGAT is from Polyangium spumosum and encodes:
- a CDS encoding ABC transporter ATP-binding protein, with the translated sequence MKEPIIRFRDVRKAFGPKVIYRGLNLEVFAGETLTVIGGSGVGKSVMLKLLIRLLEADAGAITFHGEDITKMKEAKARLIRRRIAMLFQGAALFDSISVGENVAYGLHEHYRDEMTEVQIAERVDWALSLVGLPGIEAMRPSDLSGGMKKRVGLARAIAVQPEVLLYDEPTTGLDPINTERINHLIRGLKKALDVTSIVVTHDMKSAFSISDRMAMVQAGEIILSGRVEEFQRSTDPRVKNFIEGIAPVNEDVETLLRA
- the recJ gene encoding single-stranded-DNA-specific exonuclease RecJ: MLSDAAWTQAPDPEARGLVVPSVAANSAPTRAEVIRDPGEASVEAMELSRALGLSITVADALFRAGRGADAETRLFLEPKLSHLTPPDAMVDRDLSADRLARAIRAREKVAVFGDYDCDGITSCAIVTEVLRTLGGDVVPLLATRKDGSYGFNAKALERVRKTGATLLVTCDCGSSDHERLATARTYGIETLVIDHHLVPAEPLPALAFLNPHRPECGFPFKGLASCGLALSLGAAVRRALGSNLDMRQWLDLVAIGTVADVAPLVGDNRALVRAGLMVLGQGARPGLRALAELARLDLGHGVSADDVAYRIAPRLNAPGRLEDPDLSLALLLERDSTRAAGIAATIEQLTAQRRAIQEEMIGQALREIEANGWAKEPGIVLAREGWHPGIVGIVAGRVASKFGKPTIVVALEGGAGRGSVRGPMGFPLHDALVLSRAGLVGFGGHQAAAGVEVRADRVDALRALWCDAAIALGAGKLGPTEGEADVRLDDRDEPAVVARDLERLEPCGQGNRAPRVLVRNVPVRVSRVIKGHLKLEIALKRHVIGAFGYELGSLANGLSGGRVDIVGRLRRDTFRGGSAVEIRIDRVERTS